In the Ricinus communis isolate WT05 ecotype wild-type chromosome 3, ASM1957865v1, whole genome shotgun sequence genome, TAACAAAGCCTTACAAGCCATTtggtcttttttcttttgctttttggtCAATATTGATGTAAATTTCAACTCATTGTGCAGGAGAGATTGCGCATTTTGGTGCCGGGTAACATGTGATTTCTATTATGAACTCCTGTCTATAAAGCAAGTTCGCTCTTTAATACTAGTAGAATTACTTATTTGATTAACTTCTTCACAAATTCTATTTCAGGGTCTTTCTCTTGATTCAGCTAATAAGTATAATCAGTTTCATTACATGGTTGAATGACTGTTGTCTATCTGAGAAATATGCAGAAAGATGGTAGGAATCCTTTCATTCCACTTTTTAAActaatatcaatatattataAGGCCTTACTGtgatgattttttatttttttttcaatttgtctgaaatcattaatttttgttcAAATGTTGCTGTTGAGTCTTTACTGCTGCAAAGAAGAATGGTCGTTTGTCCTTTTTAAAAATGCGAGTAATGCAGTTTAATAAATGCAGCCACATCCATGCAATGCTAATTGCAACAGTTGCATATGTTGTATGCATAGTGGGGATCATCATGATGTATATCTGGTATACACCAGAGACATCTTGCCTCCTTAACATTTTCTTCATTACTTGGACACTTGTGCTCCTACAAGTCATCACCAGCGTCTCTCTTCATCCAAAGGTAAGCATCAATCGTcgttttctttcatttgattAACGCTGTTCTACAAAGATAAGTTGctgatttctcttttctctctgaAATAACACAGGTGAATGCTGGCTTCTTGACTCCAGGGCTCATGGGTCTTTATGTGGTGTTCCTTTGCTGGTGTGCCATAAGAAGGCATGTTTTATCATCTCTGTTTGCTGTTCTCGAAAACCCAAAATCATGTAATTGTATTTTAGGGAATCTGAATGCtgttgcattttcttttatttttgtgtttctAGTGAACCGGCAGGTGAAAGTTGCAACAGGAAAGCTGAAGCTTCAAAGAGAACAGACTGGCTTACCATAATAGTAATAACTAAATCCTTACTGTAACAGCTCTAATCATGTCCAAAAATTGTAATAAGTTTCCTATCAGATTGACAAGTTGTAACTCTCATCCGTTCACAGAGCTTTGTTGTTGCACTACTTGCAATTGTTATTGCAACATTTTCAACGGGTATTGACTCGCAATGCTTCCAGGTATCCTCAGAACATTTAATTGTTAACTATCatcatttttcaaaagaagaaaaaaggggCTGACAGTGGCTACAGTTCAGGAAGGGTGAAAAGGAAGCTGAGGATGATGTCCCATATGGTTATGGCTTCTTCCACTTTGTTTTTGCCACAGGAGCAATGTACTTCGCGATGCTATTGATCGGTTGGAACACTCATCACGCCATTAAGAAGTATGTTTCGTTACCAAAGTCTTACcactatttattttgtttaagcatccTCTGCCCTGTCCATATCCTTACCTTTCCAACTTAACAGAAACACCCTTCTCTAAATTTCATAAGAGGACAACAAAAGTTGTAATGTTACTTACATGACTATTCTGCAGGTGGACAATTGATGTGGGCTGGACAAGCACATGGGTCAGAGTAGTTAATGAATGGCTAGCAGTTTGTGTATACTGTAagtgcataaaagaaaaaaagaaaaaacacatGCCTATGTAATTTGGACTACAGAATGAAGTAACACTTGTTAAGTAATGTTGGGAAATTTTAAATTGCAGTGTGGATGCTGGTGGCTCCAATCATCCTGAAGTGCAGACAAAATGCACAATCTACTTGAGACATTCTATTCTGGAATCTCCAAATCATTTTGCGATAGCATCTACCAGTTGTTGTTGTGTACAAGGTGGTCAAAACAGTTGCAGACAGAAGACAATTGAAAGACTTGAGGCtggaggaaaagaaaaaacacgATACATGTGCTGATCATTTTCTGCATTCTTTTTTGATGTTACAAACCTATCCTCTGATTAACCACAAAGggggcaaaagaaaaaagaaaaaagaaaagcaaagaaGGAGGATGAATACAATTTAGTCTACTTGGAAATGCAAATTGATATCTGTATATGTGCTCAAATCTTAGTAGAGAACGAGACTATAATTGTTAATAGCTTTCCTATTATTAATTATGGCATCTGATGATGGAAGTTGAGATGTCATACCCCTAATTagtaagaaagaaaggaaatgcTTATCAACTTTCCAGGTTTAACATTTGGGCCTTTTTGTTAACCATTTGTTGGGGGGCTTCTCCAATTTTGTCAACCTTTTTCTCAGCCGCAAAAATAGATCAACTGTaactaaatttctttcttttttcaaaaaataaaaaaaattacggcacaaaagaaatgctAAATGTGAACTTATTCCACTTTATTCGCAGTGGCAAATAACTATATGAATCAGACACTTAAGTCAACGAAATTTCAAACGAACTGCAAATAATGAACTCTAGATCCGATGGTTAACATGGACAAATTTTGATCGAGCATTTAAAAtgcaattattttcttcttataaGCAAAAAGCAGACCGATTGAGACCTTGTTTCTCTGCAGGCGTCCTTTCCATAAGGCTGTTTGCCAAAGATAGGTCGATTTATAGCCAATTTGCCTCCTGAGCTTGACATTGATGACCAATTTATTCATATTCCTTTTTATGGCTAATTTAGCCAACAATCTGCCACTTTTagctaatttatatatttattcagCTGATATAATCGCATGAAGCACAAAGGTTATGTTTAGAATGAACAATATTATACATTTATTCTGAATTAGCTGAATTGACAAGTGTAATTTAGAACCGAAGGTATCAATTTCGAAACCTCATATGTGATTAATTTCCTATAAAATAAGACTACCCATAATGActtatctaaaaaattatcCGTCTCCTAACACTAACtactaatatattaactatatttGTGGCAAAAAcaatattaaacaaatataagCTAATTTGTTATAATGCTCATAATGCTTATTTTTAAGCAAGTGAATACcatcaaaaagataaaatgctaattattaaagaaaaaaaaaagatattaacgtttaatttgtttaatgttGTTCCCTTGCttgaaaataaactttttGCTTCGCGTGAGCTGATAAAAGAGTAAATTAGCCAAAAATGGAAAACTACTGGTCGCATAGGCGATAAAATAGAAACATAGGTAAATTAAGTTTTGACGCCAAGTTCAGAGGGGCAATTTGGGATTTCAGCCGTATGCAGGCGCACGTGTACCGGATGGAACCATTTCATGTCTTTCAGATAAAAGGTAATGGGAATTGGAGAGAAATGTAAAACTGCATCTCACCGAAAAATCATCTTAATATTCAACAATATATGCATACAAACTGTTATCCCTGGTAAGAATTGTTCCACTAGCTTTTCACAGACTTGAACACCTCGCCGAAACATGAATATTCAGAATCATAcatgaaaagaagaaggaaaaagaattatgaCTTCTAAGAGCAGCAGGCAACACACAAAAATGATACAGGTTCTACGGGTGACAGACAGCGCAAAGATCACCCAAGAACAATACAATAATGCCAATAGATATCATAGGcacataaaaagataaaacctAAATCCCCATGGAGGTGTCTACTCTCTTAAATTATactcactctctctctccgaATAATTTTCAGGGTTGATATGGACATTTACCCTTCAACTTGATAAAAATGGGGCATGCAGTAATTTGGCTGGATGATTCAAGCAGAAGAATAGAAACCAAAAATTTCCACCCAGCTATCTGGATGAAGCAACAAGTTGATGCTTCCGCTAAAATGAGGACACTTTTACTCTAGTTCAAGTTCATCCAAAAGGGTTCCCTCCAACAGAAGAGAAAGGCGAAGGGGCTGCAGGGGCTGGGAATCTACCAGCTAGCTGTTGATTCGTATTCATAGCACCAAAAGCAGCTCCATCAGCACCGAAGCCTCCAGCTCCTTGGTGCCtgcaaaatataattaagtgaACAAAACGTTAATAAATGACATACATACAAATCTGCCAATATATTTTCATCATCTGGATTAAGATCAAAGCTTCAACATTCTTCAGGTGGAAATAGTGAAAATTCTGGGTCATGAGactaattaaaagttttacaCACTGTTACCCAATCTCTCATTcatgataagaaaataatgatggGATGGTTTCCCAACTTCTACAATAAAACGTGAACTATGCAAAAACCAAATGGAAAACATgacataaagaaaattaaaacaggaagaaagaaaaacaaagaaataatacAAGGCCAATGaatttttacataaaataGAAACCTGATCCAAACACTAGACCATTAATTACACAGATTTCACAGTTAAACATGACCAGCCCAAAACAATTAGGTCAGCCGAAGTTTAAAATGAAGAGATTTAAATTTGCTAGCCACCTCTATAGGACAAAGAGAAGGGAAGCTAATTCAAAATCTATAATCTTTTGCGGAAGGAAGAGCAAGGGAGATGCTCATAGAATATAAAGTACACAGGAGGAACATTTACCCAGAAAGTGGCATGTTATTTGATACTTGCTGTGCCATGTATACCCCTGAAacttcaaaacaaaaattaagcacaatgCTAGATAATAGTACAATccagaaagaagaaaagaataaggCAGAAGGAAATACAAAGGATGAGACAGTACTTGGAGGCACAGCTGATGCATAAGATAGTGCCTGCGGAGGCAACGCTGATGGATAAGGTAATGAGTGGGATGGCATCCATGCTGCTGATGGAGCACCAAGACTGGAGGTACGCTGTAGGCCTGAAGATGTTGGCATATTTGGGAGAGCACTTTGCAAGGATGCCATGGAAGGGAACTGCGTTACAAGGAGTAAAAGTTATAAAAGCtagaaataaaactaattgGCGGATTTGTTAATAATTACAACCAACAAAAAAATGTGTTCCTTTGTTATTAGTTAAGTAGGAAAAAAGGTCAGTTTCACTACATCCAATCATACAAGTACTAGAGCTTCATGATTACAAAATCCATTACTGCTTCATACTGCACAAAGATATCCACACCATCTTGCCAACAAATGTACCATCAAGTTGTCCCAATATTCATTTCATGGCTTTGCCAACATTTTATGgcaatttatttttcacttcTTTTCAAGATGCCATGGCAGAAAGATTATATCAAACAAGACCAAGGAACTCAAGTAATAAGCTTAAAATCAAGTGAATTCACATACAGTTTGGGCTTGCACTGTAGACGGCTCATTAAGATCAAATGGATTCATTGACTTGGATGGCTGAATAGAAGTTGGCATGGGCTGCAATGAAGAGATTTACAGTAGTAAGTACAATGAGAAGCAATGGAGCACACAAACAGCAAATCAGAACAAACTCAGTGATATATTATGGTTGggtcaagaaacttactgcTGCAGCATTAATATATTGCATAGCAAATCCCACACCATGGGGTGGAGTAGTTTGCCACCCAGGAACTGGTGCAGGGAAAGATGAATAAGTTGCGGTAAAAAGATCCTGCAGATAGTTCAAGAAGACTTTAGAAGGCATTCATTATCAGCTGGATATGCATGATATATTTGAAAGATGTCACCATTACCGCAGGCAGTTCTTGTCTTCCGCTTGATTTTATTTCCATGACTGGAGGCTGTGATACACCAGGTGTAGATACCACCTGAGTGGCTCCCATAGATGATGTACTCAAAGATGTCTGCACATTAGGGGCCGCTGACAAATTCCATGGCTACCAAAAAGGCCCCAAAAGCAATGAGATAAACAAACATTATATAATCACATATCTCCAAtacaaaattcaagaaaactAGTCTACCTGATTGCCTGATGCTCCATTGAATGGTGGTGTAAATTGTTGAGTGGTAGACTGACCACTGGAAACAGGAAACAGAAAAGGTTGGGAATGCTGCACATTAGGCCATTGCCCAGCTTCATTAACTTTGACAAAGGAGTTACCACCACTGACAGGTATTTGAGGTGCCAATCCAGGAGAAGCTGATGAAATGCCAACGGGAATAAATGCTGACAAGCTATTAACCGGTGTCACTGCAGATGCACTGCCATTGGGCGGCAACACAGGTGCATTTCCTGTTGACAAAACAGGTGAGGCACCGGTGATTGTCAAATTTGCTGCATTGGCTGCTAATGGAGCACCAGAACCACTTGGCATTCCAGATATCTGACCAGGTGCAGAGGCTGGCACTGATAATTGCGAGAGAACAGATTCCAGGGGATTGGCAGTTGAAGCAACTTGAGACACCTTAATTTCAGGGGCAAAATCAAATGAAGCCCAATTGTTATCATTAGTTGTAGTTGCTGGTTGTGCAATCGATTGAGAGGCAGGTGTTTGTTGTGCTTGACGCACTGCGGTAGTAACAGGTGGTTCTGGATCGGCATCAAAATCAATTAAGCTTACAGTATTCTCCAATTTAACTTCTGTTGGATTCCCGTTGGCAGATCCCAAGCTACTAGAAGAGGCAGTTCTCTGCAATGATATGCCACAAAAATCTGAGACCATTTCTTCCCTCCCAAGTTTCCCCCAACCCActtacatttaaaattaaaaatggagCAATGCAAGCATATAGTGAATTACTGTTTACAATTGCAACCAGTAAATTCCGTTGCTTCTCAAACAAATTTGCTTGTTTCCCTAATTAAGTGTGAGCATTAtccaattaaaatcaaatgatTAAAGCAAACCAACTCATTTCAATTAAGTGAATTCAGTGTAGAGTCTGAAGATATCTGGTTTCAGATTTCCATTCagttttaaaaatctaaattgaaAACTGGAGAAGCTAGACTACCCTACCTTTTAAAATGCCCCATTACTACCCCATTTTCATACACACTGATTTACAACTCTAACCTAACATGTTTCTACTCTTGTTTGACCAATTCTGCCACCTCGTCATTATTGTTTCTAAATGAACTGTATGAATGCTCTCCCCTAACTCAAATTACAGCATGCACAACATAATTACCAAACACAAGAAGCAgcatgaagaaaaaaagaacaggGATCAGCCTGGTATCAAAGCAGCTCCCTGTTCTATGCTAATAGGTGTTCTCACTTGAAGGTCAAGAATGTTACAGAGATCCACATACAAGAGcctaaaaaaattgaaaaaaaaaaaagaaggggaAATGACCCTAAGTGTTTGGAAAATAAAGCGCCTGAAAAGTGATAATCAAACAATAGAAGCAGAAAGAAGAAATctaaaaaacaaattaaaaagaaaagatgaagaaaaagCTGAGAAGTTATATATGCAactgaagaaaacaaaagcaCTACCTGTGTCTGTGAAGAGCCATCAGCAGCTCTTAAATTAGCTTTGGGAGGTTCACTTATACGAAGAGGCACTATATTATCCCCTAAGATTTCTCTTACGGGTCGTACAACAGGGGGACTAGAAGCTTCTGGATCTTTCGGCCGTTCAGGTGACCTGCTTTCCAGCTTTGATTCGCCATCAGATACTCTACGGTCATCAGCTCTCTTTCCATTTCCAAATCTATCTTCCCGGCGCCAATCATTGACTACCTCAGGACTTCTCCTGTAATCATTATACTGTCGACTTTCTTGATCATATCCAGGGCTCCTCCTTTCATCATAACCATATCTGGAATTTCTGTCATCACTTCTTCCACCAGGACTAGACATTTCACTGTAACGGCGTTCATATGAATCCTCATATGGTGGACTTCGAGACCCTCCATGGTACGAGTCCTCTTTGTCACCCTGCATCATAGAAAATTAACACACATTTCTAATTGGAGATTTTACAGACACCAAAAACAATTAAGTTCAATTTCAGAGCAAGTATGCATGCTAAGCTAATCCAGCAGTATCATCAACACTATATAAAACAGAAGAATGGTGATCTTACCAACTTCACACTAGGAGGCTTTCCGGAGTTCCTATCACCAGTGTATCTTCGATCCACATAAACATGCTTAATAAAGTCCCGAAGTCTATCAACATTACTGGTAGCAAAAACATGAATCAGAACTGcaatcattattaaaattcacAGTGAAACTAGACATAAATGAGTAACAACCTGACATCAGGAGCAGACTGACGCTGTGGATCCCATTCTTTAAGATAAATGTCTCTCGCACGCTGTGAAGAAGAGATACAAGTcaaataaatgataaagacTGATCAGAAAACTTAAAAGAATACACTGGGCAGATATCTAAGGGATGTGCAAAAGGAGTAGCAGCATACTTTGTTTCCTCCTTCTTGAAGGGCAGTAACTTCTTGTGAAGTAAATTTAGCCATTGATACTGATTTAACTCTGTGCGTGAATTCCCGACTagaaataatttcaaaaagtTCAAGTCAAGTGcgacacacacacacatagattaaagaaatttctcaAGCAACACACTGTAAAAAGACAAATATAGCCATGCAAGAGAGAAAGACAGAGACAGGCTGCTGACAGGAACTTGAATACAGCATGTAAATGTACTTACTGTATTCCACTACAGGTAGTGCAAACAAATGTCCAGAAATTTGTGCAAACATATTGTGGTCCCTGCTCagacaagataaaaattaacattacAAACACATACTCAGCGCTGCATTTCTCTAGCAGAATGGTAGTGCATGAAAATCAATTTGAATGACACAAGTATCCTGATCAATATATGTTGTAACAACCagatggaaaagaaaaaaagaacaaaaaattcACGTTCATATAGCAGTGATTCAATATTTCAGGCTAGTCTgtacaaactaaaaatttgGATCAACTTCTCTGaaaactcaaaaagaaaaaatgtatGAACCcatctaaaatttaaactaactGATGCAGTACAATTTAGTGAACAAACCTTGAATTGCTAAAggttagcaaaaaaaaaaatgtgaaaCTTCAACCTAACAAACTTTAACTATGAAGCATTATAAGAGTATGAAACTGCCTTGCGATTGGTTCTCTAActtcagaaaaaataatttatatataaaagaaaaaaacactaAGGTATTCTTCCCAGGCAACGATAAAATCAGTAAAGCAATTATTAGAGCTTCCTCTTCATTAGAGACTTTAACCCTTTTCATACATCAGGAAACAATTGGTTgattaaattactaataattgaCAGTTCAAACATTTACAAAGCAATTATGAAGCATACGACATTGCATGATTGTTTTATTATCCTTCTACATAAAGATCCTACACCAATCTGGAGCTGCAAGCGATTATCACTATCgaatttatttatacaataaGTCAAATAAGTCATCTCATACTTAGATTCAAGtgatatatattaactttaaCATAACTAACTCCGATGCCAGTTAAGCTTCACAACTGAATTGCAGGCGATACTCCAATTTTGTTTATGGTATAGTAACAGTATCTGTATTGCTCTAATCACACTTGAAAGTAATTAAAGAACTTACCAGACTATTACAATTAATGCATCTACGATTCTCAGGTAGCTTCAAAAGTCCTCGAATTATTCGTTCATTTCTTTCATCTTCTTTCACTCGATTCGCCATTTGCTACTGCCCTAATTTGAttacagaaaagaaaacacataGAAGAGAAAAGCTACACTAGTTACTTCAATTGATCTCAAATGATATTTGATTATtcacaaacaaaaataaactttgAAATTCACACGAGCTAAATAACAAACAaagcaaaagtttaattaacagagagataaagaaaatcaatttcCTGATTCTAATACAGTAACTAACCGTCATCAGCCGAACATATGAAACGACAGGTTAAAACATAATTCAACAATATAAAACGACGGATCTAAGAaggaatataaaaagaaagaaaaaggagaaaaattcaaagtaataaaagtatataaaaaagaaactaaccTGAATTTAGATATGGACTTTGCTTTAAAGCTTTAATATAAAGAGAGATCCAGGGCTAAGACAGTGTTTGCTTGCGGGGTTTAATCTAGataaatgaaagaattagaagttgcagaggaaaaaaaaaaaaagagagagagagagattagaACAGATCTTTGAAGAGAGTCGGTAACTATAAAGGAAGGAGAgagctttttttttctttttctgtacAGCTAAGAGCTAACCAAAGTCTTGCTTTTCCCAAAAATGTAGAGAGAGACAGACAGAAgcatgaaaaattaaaattaaaatcagttaaagggaaaagaaaagaaagaaaaaggaaagggaTATTTTATGGTGCTCTCGGACACAGAGGAGGACTGTACCCTGTCCCTACGGGCATGCGATGCGGATGCTATGGATGTTATGAGCGTGGCAAATTGGTCCTTTTTTGAcggtttttttatattttttccaaAGTTAACAGTCACTGAGACTAGTCTAAGGTCGTGCAAGGCGACTGACTGGTCCagtcaatttttctttttctattttctctttctctattcATAATTACGCTGTTAATCCGGGGATTTGTCGTAGTAATTGCAGCTGCTCTACATCTCTCAATTTTGACtgtcatttacttaattacttCCCCCCTGTTTTagtcccttttcttttttagtatttatccacttatatatttcttatttatatttatatttatatttttttctttcaaacaATAATCAAAACCTAATCTAAATGGAGATTTCGTTTTCCCTGATCCCAACATAAGAAGATGATTGAgcaaaatttacccattttaTGGTGTGGAAGataataatagagaaaaataaaaataaaatgaaaataacgtttttatatttagaaaaataaaagagaaaaaaaataaccattatttttttatcgtatatccttttatataaaaataaaagagtaaaaaataaaattaatatgtatttctaattatatttcatcATTAATTGAGATCTAAggaatttaaagaaataaataaattttttagtaaatgtattttaaaattcttaaattttttaatcttttaatttttattttgttttgttcattcttatacttttatatttttagtaattaaggatccaataatttttaataaaaatacataaaatcttacaaaatatatatatgaagtaCTTAAttcaagagaaataaaaaaaaatctaataaaataaactgaAAATTTTAAGAGCTTAATAATGGATTTGTAGGTATAGTACATTTAAATTGTAGatcaattttttcaaaaaaatgtTCATCTATAAAAGGGTTGGAACAAAATTGATTACCACGTCAAGAATatgaaaacaaacccaaagacttctactaaaaagaaaaacaatgaatataaataaacagcagttaatatctaaaattaatttaaatattgtttaatagacaatgatgaagaaaaaaagaaaaaagaag is a window encoding:
- the LOC8278604 gene encoding probable serine incorporator isoform X1, which translates into the protein MESGTSSRNDRNAAILKDPSWFSQFRNGCNPWMARFAYALIFLSANLLAWAARDYGHGALSEMERLRVCAGKSDCLGAEGVLRVSLGCFVFFMIMFLSTVGTSKFHDPRDSWHSGWWGPKIVLWIALTIMTFLVPSAFIRLYGEIAHFGAGVFLLIQLISIISFITWLNDCCLSEKYAERCHIHAMLIATVAYVVCIVGIIMMYIWYTPETSCLLNIFFITWTLVLLQVITSVSLHPKVNAGFLTPGLMGLYVVFLCWCAIRSEPAGESCNRKAEASKRTDWLTIISFVVALLAIVIATFSTGIDSQCFQFRKGEKEAEDDVPYGYGFFHFVFATGAMYFAMLLIGWNTHHAIKKWTIDVGWTSTWVRVVNEWLAVCVYLWMLVAPIILKCRQNAQST
- the LOC8278603 gene encoding probable ADP-ribosylation factor GTPase-activating protein AGD14 isoform X2; its protein translation is MANRVKEDERNERIIRGLLKLPENRRCINCNSLGPQYVCTNFWTFVCTTCSGIHREFTHRVKSVSMAKFTSQEVTALQEGGNKRARDIYLKEWDPQRQSAPDVSNVDRLRDFIKHVYVDRRYTGDRNSGKPPSVKLGDKEDSYHGGSRSPPYEDSYERRYSEMSSPGGRSDDRNSRYGYDERRSPGYDQESRQYNDYRRSPEVVNDWRREDRFGNGKRADDRRVSDGESKLESRSPERPKDPEASSPPVVRPVREILGDNIVPLRISEPPKANLRAADGSSQTQRTASSSSLGSANGNPTEVKLENTVSLIDFDADPEPPVTTAVRQAQQTPASQSIAQPATTTNDNNWASFDFAPEIKVSQVASTANPLESVLSQLSVPASAPGQISGMPSGSGAPLAANAANLTITGASPVLSTGNAPVLPPNGSASAVTPVNSLSAFIPVGISSASPGLAPQIPVSGGNSFVKVNEAGQWPNVQHSQPFLFPVSSGQSTTQQFTPPFNGASGNQPWNLSAAPNVQTSLSTSSMGATQVVSTPGVSQPPVMEIKSSGRQELPADLFTATYSSFPAPVPGWQTTPPHGVGFAMQYINAAAPMPTSIQPSKSMNPFDLNEPSTVQAQTFPSMASLQSALPNMPTSSGLQRTSSLGAPSAAWMPSHSLPYPSALPPQALSYASAVPPRVYMAQQVSNNMPLSGHQGAGGFGADGAAFGAMNTNQQLAGRFPAPAAPSPFSSVGGNPFG
- the LOC8278603 gene encoding probable ADP-ribosylation factor GTPase-activating protein AGD14 isoform X1; amino-acid sequence: MANRVKEDERNERIIRGLLKLPENRRCINCNSLGPQYVCTNFWTFVCTTCSGIHREFTHRVKSVSMAKFTSQEVTALQEGGNKRARDIYLKEWDPQRQSAPDVSNVDRLRDFIKHVYVDRRYTGDRNSGKPPSVKLGDKEDSYHGGSRSPPYEDSYERRYSEMSSPGGRSDDRNSRYGYDERRSPGYDQESRQYNDYRRSPEVVNDWRREDRFGNGKRADDRRVSDGESKLESRSPERPKDPEASSPPVVRPVREILGDNIVPLRISEPPKANLRAADGSSQTQRTASSSSLGSANGNPTEVKLENTVSLIDFDADPEPPVTTAVRQAQQTPASQSIAQPATTTNDNNWASFDFAPEIKVSQVASTANPLESVLSQLSVPASAPGQISGMPSGSGAPLAANAANLTITGASPVLSTGNAPVLPPNGSASAVTPVNSLSAFIPVGISSASPGLAPQIPVSGGNSFVKVNEAGQWPNVQHSQPFLFPVSSGQSTTQQFTPPFNGASGNQPWNLSAAPNVQTSLSTSSMGATQVVSTPGVSQPPVMEIKSSGRQELPADLFTATYSSFPAPVPGWQTTPPHGVGFAMQYINAAAPMPTSIQPSKSMNPFDLNEPSTVQAQTFPSMASLQSALPNMPTSSGLQRTSSLGAPSAAWMPSHSLPYPSALPPQALSYASAVPPISGVYMAQQVSNNMPLSGHQGAGGFGADGAAFGAMNTNQQLAGRFPAPAAPSPFSSVGGNPFG
- the LOC8278604 gene encoding probable serine incorporator isoform X2, whose translation is MESGTSSRNDRNAAILKDPSWFSQFRNGCNPWMARFAYALIFLSANLLAWAARDYGHGALSEMERLRVCAGKSDCLGAEGVLRVSLGCFVFFMIMFLSTVGTSKFHDPRDSWHSGWWGPKIVLWIALTIMTFLVPSAFIRLYGEIAHFGAGVFLLIQLISIISFITWLNDCCLSEKYAERCHIHAMLIATVAYVVCIVGIIMMYIWYTPETSCLLNIFFITWTLVLLQVITSVSLHPKVNAGFLTPGLMGLYVVFLCWCAIRSEPAGESCNRKAEASKRTDWLTIIVSSEHLIVNYHHFSKEEKRG